In Cellulomonas sp. Y8, the genomic stretch GACGGGGGAGTACACGGTGTACTCCGCGGGCCACCTGCCGCCGGTGCACCTGGACGCCGGGTCCGGGGCCGTCGACCTGGTCCCCGCCCGCGGCGGGCCCGCGCTCGGCGTCCTCGAGGGCGCGGTCTTCCCGTCGGTGCGGGGCCGGGTCGACCCGGGCGACGTCCTGCTGCTGTACACCGACGGCCTGGTGGAGACCCCCGGCGGCGACCTCGACCTCGGGATCGACCGGCTCTGCGGGGTCGTCGAGAGCGTGCTGTCGACGGGGCGCGGCGACGCCGACGACGTGATCGCGCGGGTCGGCGCCGGCGAGGGCGACGACCGGGCGCTCGTGCTGGTGCGGCGGGGCTGAGGCGTGGACGAGGCGTACCTGGAGGCGGTGCTCGACCTGGTCGACGCGATCCCGTCCGGCCGCGCGATGACCTACGGGACGATCGCCGAGGCGGTGGCGGACCGGTTCGTCGCCGAGGGGCTGCCCGCGCGCGGCGGGCCGCGGCAGGTCGGGCAGATCATGTCCCGCGGCGGGTCCGGGGTGCCGTGGTGGCGGGTGGTGAACGCCGCGGGGTCCCCGCCGGCGCACCACGCGCGGGCGGCGCTGGAGCACCTGCGCGCCGAGGGGACCCCGCTGTCGGCGGACGGCACGCGGGTCGCGCTGCGCCGGGCGATCTGGTTCCCGGACGACTGAGCCGGCGACCCCGTCGCCGGTGCCCGGGCGACGGAGTCAGTGCGCCGCGACCGGCGCCTCCGCCGGGGCGCCCGCCGGGGCCGGGGCCAGCTCCGCGCGGGCCTGGCGGTCGGCGCGGGTGCGGAACAGCAGGGCCGCCATGACGGCGCCGCCCGCGAAGATCACCGCCGACCACGCGTACGCGGTGTCGAAGCTGTGCAGCGCGGCCTCGGCCGCGACCTCGGGCGTCACCGGCGCGTGGTCGGCGAGGTACGCCGAGGCGGCGGTCGCGGCCAGCGTGTTCAGCAACGCCGTGCCGATGGCGCCACCGACCTGCTGGCTCGTGGACACCAGGGCCGAGGCAGCGCCCGCGAGCCGCGGCGCGACGCCGAGGGTCGCGAGCTGGAACGACGCGGGCATGATCGACGCCATCCCCATGCCCATGAGGATCAGCCCGGGCAGCACGTGCGCGGCGTAGGTGCTGTCCAGCTCGAGCCGGGTGAACGTCAGCATGGCGGTCGCGGCGAGCAGCATGCCGATCGGCACCAGCACCTTGGGCCCGAACCGCGGGATCAGCAGGTTCGACTGGATCTGCGCGGTGACGATGATCGACAGCACCATCGGCAGGAACGCGACGCCGGTGCGCATCGGGGTGTACCCGAGCGTCGTCTGCAGGTAGTAGGTGAGGAACAGGAACACGCCGAACATGCCCGACCCGGCGACGAGGATGCCGAGGAACGAGGCGCCGCGGTCGCGGTCGAGCACGACGTCGAGCGGCAGCACCGCGTTCGCGGCCGTGCGCTGCCGGACGACGAACGCGACGAGCAGGACGACGCTCGCGGCGAGCGGGCCCCAGGTCAGCGGCGAGTCCCAGCCCTGCGGCTCGGCCTGCGAGAAGCCGAACACCAGGGCGAACAGCCCGGCTGAGCCGAGCACGACGCCGGGGACGTCCAGCCGGTGCCCCGCGGCGCCGCCGGCCCGGGAGAGCAGCACGCTGCCCGCGACGAGGGCGATCGCGGCGATGACGACGTTGACGTAGAGGTTCCAGCGCCAGTCGAAGTTCTCGGTGAGGTAGCCGCCGAGCAGCAGGCCGATCGCGCCGCCCATGCCGGCGATCGCGCCGAAGATGCCGAACGCGCGGGCGCGCTCCTTCGGCACGGTGAACGTGGTGGTCAGCACGGACAGCGCGGCGGGGGCGAGCACGGCGCCGAACACGCCCTGCAGCGCGCGGGCCGCGACCAGCAGCTCGAAGGTGCCGGCGGCGCCGCCGAGTGCCGAGGCCACGGCGAAGCCGACCAGGCCGATGAGGAACATCCGGCGGCGGCCGAACATGTCGGACAGCCGGCCGCCGAGCAGCAGCAGGCTGCCGAACGCGAGGGCGTAGGCGGTGACGATCCACTGCCGGTCGTTGTCGCTGAAGCCGAGCTCCGCCTGGGCGGAGGGCATGGCGATGTTCACGATGGTCGCGTCGAGGACGACCATCAGCTGCGCGAGCGCGACGGTCGCGAGGACGAACCAGCGACGCCGGTGCGGGACGTCGGCCGGGCCGGCGGCGGCCGCGGCCGGGGTGGTGGGTGCGGCGGATGAGGACATGCGGGTGCTCCGGTCGGGACGACGGTGTGGGGGGATGGCACGACGGTAAACCAGGACCGGCCAGTTTCGAAACCCCCGAGTCTCGATTTGTTTCCCCGGCGCGCGGCGGGCATGATGACGACGTCGAGAGGAGCCCGGATGGCCGCGCGCGAGGACGCCGCGGCCGTCGGCGCGCCCGCGGGCGGGACAGCCCCCGCCGCCCGCCGGCCCGGCCGGCGCCGCGACGAGTCGAAGGACGAGGTCATCCTCGCCGCCGCACGCGAGCTGCTGATCGAGCGCGGCTACGACGGCATGACGATGGACGCGGTCGCCGAGCGCGCCGGGGCGGGCAAGTCGACGGTCTACCGCCGCTGGCCGTCGAAGGTGCAGCTCACCGTCGACTGCCTGCTGTGCGCGAAGCAGATGACGATCGACGAGGTCCCCGACACCGGGTCGATCCGCGACGACCTGCTGAGCATCTTCGTGCGCGCCACCCGGATGAAGAGCGACGACCTGATGACGGGCCTGCTCACGGCGGTCCGCGAGGAGCCCGAGGTGCGCGCCGTGTTCCACGAGCAGTTCGTGGCGGGCCGGGTCCGGCTCGCGCGCGAGGTGCTCGAGCGCGCGCGGCTGCGGGGCGACACGGCGCCCGGGGTGGACCTCGACATGGTCGCGGCGGTCGCGCCGGCGATGGTGCACTACCGCAAGGTCGTGGCGCACCGGCCGATGGACGCGGAGTTCGCCGAGCGGCTGATCGACACGATCATCCTGCCGCTGGCGACAGGCCGGCCGGCCGACGCCGCGGCGGGCGAGCACGCCCTCCTCGCCGACGCGCGCTGACGCGCCGCGCCCACGCGCCGCGCCAACGCGCCGCGCCCACGCGCCGCGCCCACGCGCCGCGCCCACGCGCCGCGCTCACGCGCTGCGCCGACGCGCGCTGACGCGCTGCGCGGGCGACGCCGCCCCTGTCGCCGCCAGCGCCCGCTCGCCTCGCGCGCGCATGACGCCGAGATGGCAACTCTCGGCTGCGGCGGAGCTCCCGCGCACAGCCGAGAGTTGCCATCTCGGCGGGGTGCGCGCCTACGCGAGGGCGCGCTTGCTGCTGATGACGCCCGTGTCGAAGCCCGCGAGGTGCAGGCCGCCGTGGAACCGGGCGTGCTCGATCTTCACGCACCGGTCCATGACGACCGTCAGGCCCGCCGCCTCGCCGCGCTCCGCGACCTCCTCGTGCCACGAGCCGAGCTGCAGCCACAGGGCCTGAGCCCCGACCGCCAGGGTCTCGTCGAGCACCGTGGGCAGGTCGTCGTGCCGGCGGAAGACGTCGACCAGGTCCGGGACGACCGGCAGCGCGTCGAGCGACGGGTAGACGGGCTGGCCGAGGATCGACGTCTCGCGCGGGTTCACCAGGTAGACGTCGTACGGCGTGCTGGACAGCAGGTACGTCGTGACGAAGTACGACGCGCGGGCCGGGTTGTTGGACGCGCCGACGATCGCGATCGACCGGGTGCGGCGCAGCAGCGCGAGGCGGTCGGGGGCGCTCGGCCCCTGCCAGGTGCGCTCGGGCGTGGTGGTCATCAGTTCGCCTCCGGGACAGAGCAGGACGCGCCGCCGGCGATGCCGGTCACGGCCGCGCCGACGACGGGCGCGGCGGGGACGCTCGGGCGGGCGGCGGCAGCCGCGGCCCCGTCTGTGGCGCCGTCGGACGCCTCGCGCGGCGCCGTCGCGGCCGTGAGCGCCTGGTCCAGGTCCCAGAGGATGTCCTCCGGGTCCTCGAGCCCGACGCTGATCCGCACCAGGTCCTCCGGCACGCCCGCCGTGGCGAGCTGCTCCGCGGACAGCTGCTGGTGCGTGGTCGACGCCGGGTGGATGACGAGCGTGCGCGCGTCGCCGACGTTGGCCAGGTGGCTCGCGAGCTGCAGGTTCTCGATGAACCGGCGCCCGACCTCGCGGCCGTCGCGGTCCGCGGTCGCGGCGAGCCGGAACGCGAACACCGACCCGGGGCCGAGCGGCAGGTAGCGCTGCGCGCGGTCGTGGTGCGGGTGCGACGGCAGGCCGGCCCACTGCACCGACGTGACCCGCGGGTCCGCCTCGAGCCACTCGGCGACGGCCCGGGCGTTCGCCAGGTGCGCGTCGAGCCGCTGGGGGAGCGTCTCCACGCCCTGCAGCAGCTGGAACGCCGACTGCGCGGAGAGCGACGGGCCGATGTCCCGCAGCTGCTCGGAGCGCAGCTTCGTCAGGAACCCGTACTCGCCGAAGTTCTCCCACCACTTCACGTCGTTGTACGACGGCACCGGCTCGGTCATCTGCGGGAACTTGCCGTTGCCCCAGTTGAACCGGCCCGACTCGACGACGACGCCGCCGAGCGTGGTGCCGTGCCCGCCGAGGAACTTGGTGGCGGAGTGGATGACGATGTCGGCGCCGTGCTCGATCGGCCGCACCAGGTAGGGCGTCGACAGCGTGGCGTCGACCACGAGCGGGACGCCCGCGGCGTGCGCGACCTCCGCCAGGCCGGCCAGGTCGGCGACCTCGCCGGACGGATTCGCGACGACCTCGGTGTAGACGGCCTTGGTCTCGGGGCGGATCGCCGCGGCGTAGTCGGCCGGGTCGGTGCCCGCGACGAACGTGGTCTCGACGCCGAACCGGCGCAGGGTCACGTCGAGCTGGGTCACCGTGCCGCCGTAGAGCTGCGCCGAGGCGACGATGTGGTCCCCGGCCCCGACCAGCGCGGCGAACGTGATGAACTCCGCCGCCATGCCGGACGCGGTGGCGACGGCGCCGATGCCGCCCTCGAGCGACGCGATCCGCTCCTCGAACGCGGCGACCGTGGGGTTGCCGAGCCGGGAGTAGATGTTGCCGTACTTCTGCAGCGCGAACAGGTTCGCGGCGTCGGTGGTGTCGCTGAACACGAACGACGTCGTCTGGTAGATCGGCACGGCGCGGGCGCCGGTGGCGGCGTCGGGGATGGCCCCGGCGTGCAGGGCGCGGGTGCGGAAGCCGAAGCGGTGCTCGGAGCTCATCGGGCGGTGGCCTCCTCGGCCTCGGGGATCGGGGCGAGGCTAGCGCCGTCGCGCAGCAGCGCGGCGACCTGGTCCACGGCCCAGGGGTTCTGCAGGGACGTGACGTCGCCCAGCGGCCGGCCGTCGTGCAGCTCGGCCAGCAGCCGCCGCATGATCTTGCCGGACCGGGTCTTGGGGACCTCGGGGACGAGGACGACGTGCTTCGGCTTGGCGACCGGACCGATCTCGCGCTGCACCTGGGCCCGCAGGTCCTCGCGCAGCGCCGCGGCGGCGGCCCGCCAGGCGGCCAGGTCCTCGACCGGGCCGGGGGCGACGGCCGGGACGACGAACGCCGCCACCGCCTGCCCGCCGACCGCGTCCACGACGCCCGCGACGCCGGCCTCGCCGACCGCCGGGTGCGCGACGAGGGCCGACTCGATCTCGATCGTCGACAGCCGGTGGCCCGCCACGTTCACGACGTCGTCGACCCGGCCGAGCAGCCACACGTCGCCGTCGGCGTCCCAGGACGCGCCGTCGCCGGCCAGGAAGTAGCCGTGCGCGGCGAACGGGCGCCAGTAGGAGTCGCGGAACCGCGCCGGGTCGCCCCAGACGGTCCGCGCCATGCCGGGCCAGGTCCGGTCGAGCACCAGGTAGCCGCCGGAGCCGCGCGGCACCTCGGCGCCCGCGTCGTCGACGACCTTCGCCGAGAACCCGGGCAGCGCGCGGGTGGCCGAGCCGGGCTTCAGCGTCGTGACGCCGGGCAGCGGGGCGATGACGGCCGCGCCGGTCTCGGACTGCCACCAGGTGTCGACGACCGGGGCCGTGCCCGCGCCGAACTGCTCGCGGAACCACACCCACGCCTCGGGGTTGATGGCCTCGCCGACGGTGCCGAGCAGCCGGACCGTCGACAGGTCGTACCCGTCCGGCAGGCCCTCGGGGAACCAGGTCATGAACGTCCGGATCAGCGTCGGCGCGGTGTAGTAGACCGTGACGCCGTACCGCTCGATGACCTCCAGGTGGCGCTCGCGGTTCGGGGTGTCCGGCGTGCCCTCGTAGATCACCTGAGTCAGCCCGTTGCTGAGCGGGCCGTAGATCTCGTAGGTGTGCGCGGTGACCCAGGCCAGGTCCGCGGTGCACCAGTGCACGTCGTCGGGCTTCGCGTCGAACATCGCCCAGTGCGTCCAGGACGCGTGCGTGAGGTAGCCGCCGGTGGTGTGCACCAGGCCCTTGGGCTTCCCGGTGGTGCCGGACGTGTAGATGATGAACAGCGGGTGCTCGGCGTCGAAGGCCCGCGCCTCGTGCTCGTCGGAGGCCGTGTCCACGACGTCGTGCCACCAGACGTCGCGCCCCTCCGTCCAGGCCACGTCCTGCCCGGTGCGCCGGACGACCAGCACGTGCTCCACGTGGTCCAGGCCCTCGACCGCGGCGTCGGCGGCCGACTTCACCTCGACGGCCTGACCGCGGCGGAACTGGCCGTCGGACGTGACGAGCAGCTTGGCGCCGGTGTCCTGGACCCGGAACCGCACGGCCTCCGCGGAGAACCCGCCGAACACCAGCGAGTGCACCGCGCCGATCCGGGCGATGGCCAGCGTGACGACGATCGTCTCGGCGATCACCGGCAGGTAGACGACCACCCGGTCGCCGGGGCCGATGCCGAGGTCGGTCAGGGCGTTGGCCGCCCGGGACACCTCGCGCTGCAGGTCGGCGTACGTGATCGACCGCCGGTCGCCGCGCTCGCCCTCGGCGTGGATCGCGACCTTGTCGCCCCGGCCGGCGGCCACGTGCCGGTCGACGCAGTTCACCGCGGCGTTCAGGCGCCCTCCGACGAACCACTGCGCCTCGGGCACGGTCAGCTCGCCGTCGGGGCCCTCGACCGCGGGGGACCAGGTGTGCGCGGTGTGCCAGGGCTCGGCCCACTCCAGGCGGCGGGCGGCGTCCTCCCAGAAGCCCACGTGGTCGGCGTCCGCGCGCGCCCGCAGCCGGGCGGCCTCCTCGGGTCCCACGTTCCAGTCGCCGGCCGGGGCCGGGTACGCGCGGGTCTCGGTCTGCAGCGCGGCGATGGTCGCGCTCGTCGTGCTCGTCATGCCCACCTTCTCAGGAGCGACTTCTCGGCCAGGCCGATCAGCGCGTCGGTCAGCTTGCCCAGCAGCGCCAGCAGGACGATCGCGAGGATCGCCCGGTCGACGCGGCCGTTCTGCCCGCTGTCCATCAGGAGGAAGCCGAGGCCCATCGACGAGGCGATGAGCTCGGCGGCCACGAGGAACAGCCAGGACTGCGCGAGGGCGAGCCGCAGGCCCGCCACCACGGAGGGGACGGCCGCGGGCAGCTGCACCGCGCCCAGCAGCCGCGCCCCGCGGAGCCCGTACGCGCGCCCGGCCTCCACCAGGTGCGCGTCGACGTGCCGCAGCGCGGCGACGACGGTCGTGTACACGGGGAAGAACGCCCCGATCGCGATGAGGGTCAGCTTGGAGTCCTCGCCGATCCCCATCCAGAGGATCAGCAGCGGGACCCAGGCCAGCGACGGCACCGCCCGGATCGCGCCGAGCACCGGCTCCAGCAGCGCGCCCGCGAGCCGGGACAGGCCGACCACCGACCCCACCGCGAGGCCGAGCGCCGCGCCGACGAGGAACCCGAGGACGACGCGCTGGGTCGAGATCGCGACGTACTGGCCGAGCAGGCCCCGCTCCGCGAGGTCGACGGCGGCCGTCCAGACGGACGCGGGGCTCGGCAGCTGGTACGGCGCGACCACGCCCGACGTCGTGACCACGTGCCACGCGACCAGGAGCGCCGCGGGGACGAGCAGGCCGAGCGCGATGCGGACGGGCCGCCGCGCGAGCGGGCCGGCGCCGGGCCGGGCGGGGAGGCCGAGGCTGAACGGGTTCAGCCCGGGCAGCGCGCGGCCGCGGGCGTCCGTCACGGGCGCGGCGGAGCCGGTGATCGTCGCGGGGACGGGGGACATGGCGGGCTCTTCCGTCGGGGGGTCGGTGGTGCCGGGGCCGGGCCGGCGTCCGCGGCGGGACGCCGGCCCGGGTGCGGGGTCAGTCCGCGATCGTCGAGGGGTCGGCGTTCTCGGCGAACTGCGGGTCGAACAGCTCGTCCAGGGCGGTGTCCACCAGGTCCTGGCTCGACACGTCGCCGGACTCGACGAAGATCGGGCCGACGACCTCGAGCACGTCGCGCTGCGCCTGGCCGGGGACCGGGTCGATGTCGAGCGTGGTGCGCTCGGTGATGACGGTCTCGGCGACGGCCGGGTCGATGCCGGCGACCTCGGCGAGGATGTTCACCACCTCGTCGGGGTTCTCCTGCGCCCAGGCGCGCGCCTTCTCGTAGGCGTCCACGACGACCTGCGCCAGGTCCGGGCTCGCGTCCAGGAAGTCCTGCGTCGCGTTGAGGAAGCCGTAGGTGTTGAAGTCGACGTTCCGGTAGAGCAGCGTCGAGCCGGCCTCGGCCTCGCTCGCGGCCATCAGCGGGTCCAGGCCGGACCACGCGTCGACCGAGCCGTTCTCCAGCGCGGCCTTGCCGTCGGCGTGCTGCAGGTTCTGCACCTCGACGTCCGCCGGGTCGACGCCCGCCTCCTCCAGGGACTGCAGCAGGAAGAAGTACGGGTCGGTGCCCTTGGTCGCCGCGACCGAGCGGCCGGCCAGGTCGGCGACGTCGGTGATGTCCGAGCCGGCCGGGACGACGAGCGCGGCCCACTCCGGCTGGCCGTAGATGTCGATGGTCCGGATCGGCGAGCCGTTGGACCGCGCCAGCAGCGCCGCCGAGCCCGCCGTGGAGCCGACGTCGATCGCGCCGGCGCGCAGCGCCTCGTTGGCCTTGTTCGACCCCGCGGACTGCACCCACTCGACGTCGACGTCGTCGCCGAGCGTCTCCTCCAGCCAGCCCTGGTCCTTGATGACGAGGCTCAGCGGGTTGTAGGTGGCGAAGTCGACGGTCAGCGTGTCGGCGCTCCAGCCGTCGGCGGCGGACGCGTCGCCCGCGGGCTCGTCGGCCTGGGCGGCCTCGCCCTCGCCGGCCACGCAGCCGGCGAGCAGCAGGGTCGCGGCGACGGCGGCGGCGCCGAGGGCGATCGGGCCGCGCAGCCGGCGACGGGGGGCGGTGGTCAGGGCGGTCATGGGGTGCTCCAGGTCGGTGTCGGGGGAGGTGCGGGTCAGATCGAGTGGTGCGCGTCGGGGTCGTGCGACGGGTGGTGCGAGGGCACGCCGAGGCCGTCCAGCAGCTCGGCGCGCAGCTCGGCGAGCCGGGCGTCCGCGCGGTCGCGGGGCCGGTCGCCCGGGACGGTGATGACGGAGCGGACCGAGGCGGCGTCCGGCGCGGCGGGGTCGAGGGCGCCGAGCAGCACGACGCGATCGGCCAGGTACAGGGCCTCCTCGACGTCGTGCGTCACGAGGAGCACGGTCGTCGGGCGGCTCGCGTGCACCTCCAGCAGCAGGTCCTGCATCCGCAGCCGGGTCAGGGCGTCGAGGGCGCCGAACGGCTCGTCCAGGAGCAGCACCCCCGGTCGGCGCGCCAGCGCCCGCGCCAGGGACGCGCGCTGCGCCATGCCGCCGGACACCTGCCGGGGGCGCAGCCCCGTCGAGCCGGCGAGCCCGACCAGGTCCAGCAGCCGGGCGACCTGGTCGCGGGACTCGGCGCGCGGGGTACCGCGGGGCACGCCGAGCGCGACGTTGTGCGCCAGGGTCCGCCACGGCAGCAGGCGCGGCTCCTGGAACGCGACGGCGGTGCGCGGGTCGTACGGCGCGACCGGGGCGTCGCCGATCAGGATCGACCCCGCGTCGGGGGCGTCGAGGCCCGCGACCTGGCGCAGCAGCGTCGACTTGCCGCAGCCGGACGGGCCGATGACGGCGACGATCTCGCCGGCGGCGATCTCGAGGTCGAGGCCGGCGAGCACCGGGCGCGGGCCGGACGGGGTCGCGAAGGTGCGGGCCACGCCGCGGAGCGCGACGGGGCGGGCGGCGGCGGGGGCGCTCGCGGGATCGGCGGCGGAGCCCGGGGTGGCGGCGGCCGCGGTGGCGGCGCGCGCGGTGGTGCCGGCGGGAGCCGTGGCGGTGCTGGGGGCGGAGGTCATGGGGGTTCCCGGGTCGTGGGGCCACGTGGAGGCGGCGCGGGGCGGCGGGGCCGGGGCGCGTCGCGCACCGGTGCGGGTGCGCGGGCGACGGGCCGCGGGCGGGCGGGGTGCTGCCGGGGCGCGGCCGGTGGGCGTCGGGGGACGCGGGTCAGGCGGCGCGGGAGGTGCGCGGACAGCTCGCCGAGCGGCGACAGCAGCGCGCCGAGGCGGACATCGGCAGGCCCGGGCGCTGGGTCGTGCGCTGCATCGACCGGGCCACGGGCCGCCTCCTTCGCATTGTCTCGCCTGATGAGACGCAAGTGTTCACGTCTCGGGATCACCGCCGACAGTAGCGTCCGACGTGCGGCGCGACAACCCCGCCGCGCGGCGCGGGCTACGTCCCTCGCCCCCGCCCGCTCGCCGCCACCGCGCGCTCGCCCCGGGCTCCTCCGCTCGTCCACCCCGAGCGCCGCCGCTCCGCGCCGTCCCTCCGCCCGCGCGTCCACCGCGCGTCAACCGCTCGCCGAGATGGCAACTCTCGGCTGTCGTCGGTCGCCCGAGCGCAGCCGAGAGTTGCCGTCTCGGCGGGCGGGCGGGAGCGGTCGGGGTCAGCGGCGGGCGGCGCGCAGGGTGAGGTGGACCGCGATGCCGGCGAGCAGGCCCCAGAACGCCGCCGAGACGCCGCCGACGCTCACGCCCGACACCGTCACCAGGAACGTCACCGCGGCCGCCTCGCGGTGCCCGGCCGGGCCGAACGCGCCCCCGAGCGATGCCGCCAGGGTCCCGACCAGCGCCAGACCCGCCGCCGCGGCGATCAGCCCCGCGGGCGCCGCCAGGGCCACGGCCGCCACCGCCGCCGAGGCCACGGCCAGCACCACGTACCCGCAGCCCGCCACGACGGCCGCGCGCCACCGCCGTCGCGGGTCGGGGCCGCCCTCGGGCCCGGCCGCCAGCGCCGCGCTGATCGCGGCGAGGTTGATCGCGTGCCCGCCGAACGGGGCCGCGAGCACGGTCCCGGCGCCGGTCACGAGCATCACCCGGCGCAGGGGAGCGGCGTACCCGAACCCGGCGAGCACGGCGACGCCCGGGATGTTCTGCGACGCCATCGTCACGACGAACAGCGGCACCGCGACCGAGACCACGGCCGACCAGGACGGCTGGGGCGTCGTCCAGGTCAGCGACGGCACGAGGTCCGCGGCGTCGAGCGCGCGCACACCCGGCGAGGCCACGGCGATCGCCACTGCGAGCCCGATCGCCGCGGGCGTGGCCCAGCGCGGCGCCAGCCGCAGCAGCACCAGCCACACGACGACCACCGGCCCGACCAGCAGCGGCCGGTCCGCGACGGCGAGCACCGGCTGCAGGCACAGGTCGACCAGGACGCCCGCGAGCATCGCGTTCGCCAGCGGCACCGGGATCAGCCGCACCCAGCGCTCGAGCCGCCGCCACAGCCCGACCGCGGCGAGCAGCACGCCGCACAGCACGAACCCGGCGACCGCCTCCGGCCACCCGCCCGCCGCGGTCCCGGTGGTCGCGAGCAGGGCCGCGCCGGGGGTGGACCAGGCGACCGTGATCGGCAGCCGGGTGCGCGAGGCCAGCAGGATCGTGGCCGCGCCCATCGCCAGCGTGACGGCCAGCAGCCCGGACGCCGCCTGCGCCGGGGTGGCGCCGACCGCGCGCAGCCCCGCGAGCACGACGGCGAACGCGCTGGTGAAGCCGACGAGCGCCGTGACGACGCCCGCGGCGACGTGCGTGCCGCCGTCCCGTGCCGCGAGGTCGGAGGCGGTCGGGGCGGCCGCGTCGGCGGGAGCGTCATCGGGCCGGGTCACGCGCCGCACGGTAGCGCCGCGGTGTGTCGGCCGCGTTGCGGCGTCCGCGTCCGGCGTCCGCGCCCGGCGTCCGCGCCCGAGGTCGTCGGTTCCGTCCACCCGAGGGGGTGCGGAACCGGCGACCTCGGGCGGAACCGACGACCTCGCCCTCGGCGGTCAGCCCAGCAGGCCCGCGATCTGGGCCAGCTGGTCCGGGGCTGCCTGGACCAGCAGCGTCGTCACCGCGGTGCCCCGCCACGCCGCCGACTGGGCGCGCACGTCGTCCGGCGT encodes the following:
- a CDS encoding MGMT family protein, translated to MDEAYLEAVLDLVDAIPSGRAMTYGTIAEAVADRFVAEGLPARGGPRQVGQIMSRGGSGVPWWRVVNAAGSPPAHHARAALEHLRAEGTPLSADGTRVALRRAIWFPDD
- a CDS encoding MFS transporter, which translates into the protein MSSSAAPTTPAAAAAGPADVPHRRRWFVLATVALAQLMVVLDATIVNIAMPSAQAELGFSDNDRQWIVTAYALAFGSLLLLGGRLSDMFGRRRMFLIGLVGFAVASALGGAAGTFELLVAARALQGVFGAVLAPAALSVLTTTFTVPKERARAFGIFGAIAGMGGAIGLLLGGYLTENFDWRWNLYVNVVIAAIALVAGSVLLSRAGGAAGHRLDVPGVVLGSAGLFALVFGFSQAEPQGWDSPLTWGPLAASVVLLVAFVVRQRTAANAVLPLDVVLDRDRGASFLGILVAGSGMFGVFLFLTYYLQTTLGYTPMRTGVAFLPMVLSIIVTAQIQSNLLIPRFGPKVLVPIGMLLAATAMLTFTRLELDSTYAAHVLPGLILMGMGMASIMPASFQLATLGVAPRLAGAASALVSTSQQVGGAIGTALLNTLAATAASAYLADHAPVTPEVAAEAALHSFDTAYAWSAVIFAGGAVMAALLFRTRADRQARAELAPAPAGAPAEAPVAAH
- a CDS encoding TetR/AcrR family transcriptional regulator, translating into MAAREDAAAVGAPAGGTAPAARRPGRRRDESKDEVILAAARELLIERGYDGMTMDAVAERAGAGKSTVYRRWPSKVQLTVDCLLCAKQMTIDEVPDTGSIRDDLLSIFVRATRMKSDDLMTGLLTAVREEPEVRAVFHEQFVAGRVRLAREVLERARLRGDTAPGVDLDMVAAVAPAMVHYRKVVAHRPMDAEFAERLIDTIILPLATGRPADAAAGEHALLADAR
- a CDS encoding CoA-binding protein, which encodes MTTTPERTWQGPSAPDRLALLRRTRSIAIVGASNNPARASYFVTTYLLSSTPYDVYLVNPRETSILGQPVYPSLDALPVVPDLVDVFRRHDDLPTVLDETLAVGAQALWLQLGSWHEEVAERGEAAGLTVVMDRCVKIEHARFHGGLHLAGFDTGVISSKRALA
- a CDS encoding O-acetylhomoserine aminocarboxypropyltransferase/cysteine synthase family protein, which encodes MSSEHRFGFRTRALHAGAIPDAATGARAVPIYQTTSFVFSDTTDAANLFALQKYGNIYSRLGNPTVAAFEERIASLEGGIGAVATASGMAAEFITFAALVGAGDHIVASAQLYGGTVTQLDVTLRRFGVETTFVAGTDPADYAAAIRPETKAVYTEVVANPSGEVADLAGLAEVAHAAGVPLVVDATLSTPYLVRPIEHGADIVIHSATKFLGGHGTTLGGVVVESGRFNWGNGKFPQMTEPVPSYNDVKWWENFGEYGFLTKLRSEQLRDIGPSLSAQSAFQLLQGVETLPQRLDAHLANARAVAEWLEADPRVTSVQWAGLPSHPHHDRAQRYLPLGPGSVFAFRLAATADRDGREVGRRFIENLQLASHLANVGDARTLVIHPASTTHQQLSAEQLATAGVPEDLVRISVGLEDPEDILWDLDQALTAATAPREASDGATDGAAAAAARPSVPAAPVVGAAVTGIAGGASCSVPEAN
- the acs gene encoding acetate--CoA ligase, whose protein sequence is MTSTTSATIAALQTETRAYPAPAGDWNVGPEEAARLRARADADHVGFWEDAARRLEWAEPWHTAHTWSPAVEGPDGELTVPEAQWFVGGRLNAAVNCVDRHVAAGRGDKVAIHAEGERGDRRSITYADLQREVSRAANALTDLGIGPGDRVVVYLPVIAETIVVTLAIARIGAVHSLVFGGFSAEAVRFRVQDTGAKLLVTSDGQFRRGQAVEVKSAADAAVEGLDHVEHVLVVRRTGQDVAWTEGRDVWWHDVVDTASDEHEARAFDAEHPLFIIYTSGTTGKPKGLVHTTGGYLTHASWTHWAMFDAKPDDVHWCTADLAWVTAHTYEIYGPLSNGLTQVIYEGTPDTPNRERHLEVIERYGVTVYYTAPTLIRTFMTWFPEGLPDGYDLSTVRLLGTVGEAINPEAWVWFREQFGAGTAPVVDTWWQSETGAAVIAPLPGVTTLKPGSATRALPGFSAKVVDDAGAEVPRGSGGYLVLDRTWPGMARTVWGDPARFRDSYWRPFAAHGYFLAGDGASWDADGDVWLLGRVDDVVNVAGHRLSTIEIESALVAHPAVGEAGVAGVVDAVGGQAVAAFVVPAVAPGPVEDLAAWRAAAAALREDLRAQVQREIGPVAKPKHVVLVPEVPKTRSGKIMRRLLAELHDGRPLGDVTSLQNPWAVDQVAALLRDGASLAPIPEAEEATAR
- a CDS encoding ABC transporter permease; translation: MSPVPATITGSAAPVTDARGRALPGLNPFSLGLPARPGAGPLARRPVRIALGLLVPAALLVAWHVVTTSGVVAPYQLPSPASVWTAAVDLAERGLLGQYVAISTQRVVLGFLVGAALGLAVGSVVGLSRLAGALLEPVLGAIRAVPSLAWVPLLILWMGIGEDSKLTLIAIGAFFPVYTTVVAALRHVDAHLVEAGRAYGLRGARLLGAVQLPAAVPSVVAGLRLALAQSWLFLVAAELIASSMGLGFLLMDSGQNGRVDRAILAIVLLALLGKLTDALIGLAEKSLLRRWA
- a CDS encoding aliphatic sulfonate ABC transporter substrate-binding protein; the encoded protein is MTALTTAPRRRLRGPIALGAAAVAATLLLAGCVAGEGEAAQADEPAGDASAADGWSADTLTVDFATYNPLSLVIKDQGWLEETLGDDVDVEWVQSAGSNKANEALRAGAIDVGSTAGSAALLARSNGSPIRTIDIYGQPEWAALVVPAGSDITDVADLAGRSVAATKGTDPYFFLLQSLEEAGVDPADVEVQNLQHADGKAALENGSVDAWSGLDPLMAASEAEAGSTLLYRNVDFNTYGFLNATQDFLDASPDLAQVVVDAYEKARAWAQENPDEVVNILAEVAGIDPAVAETVITERTTLDIDPVPGQAQRDVLEVVGPIFVESGDVSSQDLVDTALDELFDPQFAENADPSTIAD